From the genome of Ectobacillus sp. JY-23, one region includes:
- a CDS encoding sensor domain-containing diguanylate cyclase: MTDVRGDLDTLQIVSSWIESLSRPENMYVVEHVTKEAVHAIKNDAVKETLNVISSQVQNIAEQMDNMRWLVKHYRILHEFAQTCTKTLSEDDLMQKAYEMVSQVMPTDSFYIALYNEGDAFIHFPLLMDNDKRYPRDVTEFGENYTSNVIRARKIVHLQEITEPEEGDASFGENETRSGIFVPIIINDEIKGVISAQSYANYAYRKEHEELLQIIGMQVFSSIETARLYKKIYTMSQTDELTGLKNHRAFHEDLSRYMEEPTKGIAIVMIDSDNLKKVNDTYGHDIGDLYLKVLAKGIQSINCDCIDGYRYAGDEFMLIIRNHEKEHIKEAYQRLKVYYQQHPIEIEMEKVEVSISAGVAYYPLHGSSVDLLKKSADTALYLAKKNGGNQLYVAM, from the coding sequence ATGACAGATGTAAGAGGGGATTTGGATACGCTACAAATAGTCAGTTCCTGGATTGAAAGTTTAAGTCGACCTGAAAATATGTATGTAGTAGAACATGTAACCAAGGAAGCTGTACATGCCATTAAAAATGATGCAGTAAAAGAGACTTTAAATGTGATATCTTCTCAAGTACAAAACATAGCGGAGCAAATGGACAATATGCGTTGGCTTGTTAAGCACTATAGAATTCTGCATGAATTTGCGCAAACGTGTACAAAGACACTAAGTGAAGATGACTTGATGCAAAAAGCTTATGAAATGGTTTCACAAGTTATGCCAACAGATTCTTTTTATATTGCTTTATATAATGAAGGAGATGCATTTATTCATTTTCCTTTGTTAATGGATAATGACAAACGTTATCCTAGAGATGTTACTGAATTCGGAGAAAACTATACATCTAATGTAATACGAGCAAGAAAGATTGTCCATTTACAGGAGATAACAGAACCGGAAGAAGGAGACGCTTCATTTGGTGAGAACGAAACGAGATCAGGTATTTTCGTACCCATCATTATTAACGATGAAATAAAGGGAGTTATCTCTGCGCAAAGTTACGCTAATTATGCATATCGTAAAGAGCATGAGGAGCTGCTACAAATTATTGGTATGCAGGTGTTCAGCTCTATTGAAACAGCGAGGTTGTACAAGAAGATTTATACAATGTCTCAAACAGATGAACTAACAGGTCTCAAAAACCATCGTGCTTTTCATGAAGATCTATCACGTTATATGGAAGAACCAACAAAAGGAATTGCTATTGTTATGATTGATTCTGATAACTTAAAAAAAGTAAACGATACATATGGTCATGATATTGGCGATTTGTACCTGAAAGTATTGGCAAAAGGTATCCAAAGTATCAACTGTGATTGTATCGATGGATATAGATATGCAGGTGATGAATTTATGCTCATTATTAGGAACCACGAAAAAGAACATATCAAAGAAGCATATCAAAGGTTGAAGGTATATTATCAACAACATCCTATCGAGATAGAAATGGAAAAAGTTGAAGTATCTATTAGTGCAGGCGTGGCATACTATCCATTGCATGGTTCTAGTGTAGATCTCCTGAAAAAGTCTGCTGACACCGCTTTGTACTTAGCTAAGAAAAATGGCGGAAATCAGTTATATGTTGCCATGTAA
- the abc-f gene encoding ribosomal protection-like ABC-F family protein, whose product MFELLVQGIKKYMDATLVIKDVSFEVYEGDKVGIVGANGSGKSTILKLIAGIEPMHYYPGYPQTSSPGYDEGLIHRPRGATIAYLEQSPSYPTGLKVIDVLNRAFEEVHSIEQEMRNLEVQMQTLEGEALEKVLHKYSNLVQQYEAKGGYEIEEKLGKVCTGLKFSQEFLNKDFDLLSGGEKTTVVLGKLLIHNPDILLLDEPTNHLDMEAVEWLEGYLKNYKGIIIIVSHDRYFLDHVVTKIVEIEDMESISYKGNYSSFVAQKEENMRIQYEHFREQQKKINSMEKTVTELRDWAMRADNNKFFKRAASIQKKLTKMERIDKPIFERRNMRLDVKAAQRSGNETIKAEGLSKSYGNRIIFKNADLMVRYGERVGLIGANGSGKTTFLKMLFGEAAPDSGIVQLGANVMVAYLPQHITFHDEEMTVLECFRENISLPEGKAREYLAKFMFYKKSVFKKVKQLSGGERIRLKLGMLLYQDVNLLILDEPTNHLDIQSIETLEEALEDFDGTIFFISHDRYFMNKIGERIVAIEEYAFKSYMGNYDYYKSVKAKQVEEPVKKSVKTAKPSIVADNKKDEMVKAKVLKRIEELEGKMKALDVAMTSPDVGYEKLSELYEQKDALSQELEEEMEIWLRMEG is encoded by the coding sequence ATGTTTGAATTGTTAGTGCAGGGCATTAAAAAGTATATGGATGCTACACTTGTTATTAAAGATGTGAGCTTTGAGGTATATGAGGGTGACAAGGTAGGAATTGTAGGAGCAAACGGCAGCGGTAAGAGTACGATCTTAAAATTGATTGCAGGGATTGAACCTATGCATTATTATCCGGGTTATCCACAGACGTCAAGCCCAGGCTATGATGAAGGTCTTATTCACAGACCAAGGGGAGCAACAATTGCATATTTGGAGCAATCACCGTCTTATCCAACCGGCTTAAAAGTGATTGACGTATTAAATAGGGCCTTTGAAGAGGTGCACAGTATCGAGCAGGAGATGCGCAACCTGGAAGTACAGATGCAAACCCTTGAAGGTGAGGCTTTAGAGAAGGTGCTGCACAAGTACAGTAATCTTGTACAGCAATATGAGGCAAAGGGCGGTTATGAGATAGAAGAAAAGCTAGGTAAGGTTTGTACGGGGCTTAAGTTTAGCCAGGAGTTTTTAAACAAAGATTTCGATTTATTAAGCGGAGGCGAAAAAACAACGGTAGTGCTAGGTAAGCTGCTCATTCACAATCCAGATATTTTACTGCTTGATGAGCCGACAAACCATCTGGATATGGAAGCTGTTGAGTGGCTAGAGGGCTACTTAAAGAACTATAAAGGGATAATTATCATTGTGTCTCATGATCGGTATTTTCTCGATCATGTTGTAACCAAAATTGTTGAAATCGAAGATATGGAGTCAATCTCTTATAAAGGTAATTATTCTTCCTTTGTAGCACAAAAGGAAGAAAATATGCGCATTCAATATGAGCATTTCCGCGAACAGCAAAAGAAAATCAATTCCATGGAGAAGACTGTAACGGAATTGCGCGACTGGGCGATGCGCGCTGATAATAATAAGTTCTTTAAAAGAGCGGCAAGCATTCAAAAGAAGCTCACAAAAATGGAGCGCATCGACAAACCAATTTTTGAAAGACGGAACATGAGGCTGGATGTAAAGGCAGCGCAGCGCTCTGGCAATGAAACCATTAAGGCAGAAGGGTTATCTAAAAGCTATGGCAATCGCATAATCTTTAAAAATGCTGATCTCATGGTTCGCTATGGAGAAAGAGTGGGTCTCATTGGTGCAAACGGCAGCGGAAAAACGACCTTTTTAAAAATGCTGTTTGGTGAGGCAGCACCGGACAGTGGCATTGTGCAATTAGGTGCGAATGTCATGGTAGCATATTTACCGCAGCACATTACGTTTCATGATGAAGAAATGACCGTATTAGAATGCTTTAGAGAAAATATCTCGCTGCCAGAGGGGAAAGCGCGCGAGTATTTAGCAAAGTTTATGTTTTACAAAAAGAGTGTCTTTAAAAAAGTGAAGCAGTTGTCAGGTGGAGAGCGAATTCGCTTGAAATTAGGCATGTTATTATATCAGGATGTTAATTTGCTTATCCTTGACGAACCGACAAATCATCTTGATATTCAATCTATTGAAACCCTAGAGGAAGCGCTTGAGGACTTTGACGGTACAATCTTCTTTATCTCACACGACCGCTACTTTATGAATAAAATTGGTGAGCGTATCGTAGCAATTGAGGAGTATGCGTTTAAAAGCTATATGGGTAATTACGATTATTATAAAAGTGTTAAAGCGAAGCAAGTTGAAGAACCAGTAAAAAAGAGTGTGAAGACAGCCAAGCCAAGTATTGTTGCTGATAATAAAAAAGACGAAATGGTAAAGGCAAAAGTGCTGAAAAGAATTGAAGAGCTAGAAGGGAAAATGAAAGCGTTAGATGTAGCTATGACAAGTCCAGATGTAGGATACGAGAAACTAAGCGAGTTATACGAACAAAAGGATGCATTGAGTCAGGAGCTAGAGGAAGAGATGGAAATTTGGTTACGTATGGAAGGATAA